The following are encoded together in the Tetrapisispora phaffii CBS 4417 chromosome 5, complete genome genome:
- the PRD1 gene encoding metalloendopeptidase (similar to Saccharomyces cerevisiae PRD1 (YCL057W); ancestral locus Anc_1.9): MIQFLSPIIKSGIGKSFKNKSILLSLVAIPAVAIGIYHQNNQGLRFYTASQVKMNEAAFIAPQLSPKWDFSPERILSDAKKIIDTSNDFYNAMVAIENPSIENFVIPSINFENENSLAINQLTFLQHVSKDKLIRDASLEATELITNFDIEISLRYDMFKQFDKIFNDLKDNKKYNDLKTATPKDYEIFKYVEKCHKDYVRSGLNLSEEKRNEIKEIKKRIALNSLQFSKNLGEQNEFVAFTKEELEGVSDDVMKQFETYTDEQTGEQKFKVTFKYPDIFPVLKTAKNPNTRKIAFNADQNKVPENEKLFIDTLKLRYQLGKILGYDTYANYNLDIKMAKNQETVMEFLVDLKDKLKPLAEKEIEVLKAIKKTEAQELNMAYDDHYYIWDHRYYDNKYLKDKFNVDLEKISEYYPVESTIQGMLKIYETVMNLKFIEETDKDLKSTWAGDDVKQLAVWKMDDPSKPEFVGWIYFDLHPREGKYGHAANFGMAPSYIDKDSKRIYPVTALVCNFSAATADKPALLKHNEITTFFHELGHGIHDLVGNNGIGRFNGPGAVPWDFVEAPSQMLEFWTWNKNELLSLSKHYKTGEKIPESLLESLIATKHVNGALFALRQLHFGLFDMKVHTTTDDNQIDNMDLVQLWNGLREEISLVENGDEMNKGYDSFGHIMSDSYSAGYYGYMWAEVFATDMYYSKFAKDPLNTKSGIEYRDIILARGGIRETNDNLKEFLGREPSKEAFLKELGLQ; the protein is encoded by the coding sequence ATGATTCAATTTCTATCACCAATTATTAAGTCGGGCATAGGGAAATCATTTAAGAATAAAAGTATATTATTATCGTTAGTGGCTATCCCTGCAGTGGCTATTGGAATATATCATCAAAACAACCAAGGATTGAGATTTTATACTGCATCACAGGTTAAAATGAATGAAGCTGCTTTTATTGCACCACAATTGAGTCCAAAATGGGATTTTTCACCAGAAAGAATCTTATCAGACGCtaagaaaataattgacACTTCAAATGATTTCTATAATGCTATGGTAGCCATTGAAAATccatcaattgaaaattttgtGATTccatcaattaattttgaaaatgaaaattctCTTGCTATTAACCAACTTACTTTCTTACAACACGTTTCAAAGGATAAATTGATTAGAGATGCATCATTGGAGGCAACAGAATTGATTacaaattttgatattgaaatcTCTTTAAGATACGATATGTTCAAACAATTCGATAAGATTTTCAATGACCTTAAAgataacaaaaaatataatgatttgAAGACAGCAACCCCAAAAGACTatgaaatattcaaatacgTGGAAAAATGTCACAAAGATTACGTACGTTCAGGTTTAAATTTAAGTGAAGAGAAAAGGAATGagattaaagaaattaaaaaaaggatagctttaaattctttacaGTTTTCGAAAAATTTAGGTGaacaaaatgaatttgTTGCATTCACTAAAGAAGAGTTAGAAGGTGTCTCTGATGATGTTATGAAGCAATTCGAAACTTATACAGATGAACAAACTGGTgaacaaaaatttaaagtgACTTTTAAATACCCAGATATTTTCCCTGTGTTGAAAACTGCTAAGAATCCAAATACAAGAAAAATTGCATTTAATGCTGATCAGAACAAAGTAccagaaaatgaaaaattattcattgATACGTTGAAATTAAGATATCAATTAGGTAAAATATTAGGTTATGATACTTATGCTAACTATAATttagatattaaaatgGCTAAGAACCAAGAGACTGTCATGGAATTCTTGGTAGATTTAAAGGATAAATTAAAGCCTTTAgctgaaaaagaaatagaagTCCTAAAAGCAATTAAAAAGACAGAGGCTCAAGAATTAAATATGGCCTATGATGATCACTACTATATCTGGGATCATCGTTATTATGataacaaatatttaaaggatAAATTCAACGTCGATTTAGAGAAAATTTCCGAATACTATCCAGTTGAATCAACAATCCAAGGTatgttgaaaatttatGAAACTGTAATGAATctgaaatttattgaagagACCGATAAGGATTTGAAATCAACCTGGGCTGGTGACGATGTTAAACAATTAGCAGTTTGGAAAATGGATGACCCTAGCAAGCCTGAGTTTGTTGGTTGGATCTATTTTGATTTGCATCCAAGAGAAGGTAAATACGGACACGCAGCTAACTTTGGCATGGCTCCTTCttatattgataaagactctaaaagaatttatCCCGTAACAGCTTTAGTTTGTAATTTCTCTGCAGCCACTGCTGACAAGCCAGCTTTGCTGAAACATAACGAAATCACAACTTTCTTCCATGAATTAGGCCATGGTATCCATGACTTAGTTGGAAATAATGGTATTGGTAGATTCAATGGACCAGGCGCTGTTCCATGGGATTTTGTTGAGGCTCCATCTCAAATGTTAGAATTTTGGACATGGAACAagaatgaattattatcattatccAAACACTACAAAACAGGTGAAAAGATTCCAGAGTCATTATTAGAGTCTTTAATTGCCACCAAACATGTTAATGGTGCATTATTTGCTTTAAGACAGCTACATTTTGGTTTATTTGATATGAAAGTACACACAACTACCGATGATAATCAAATCGATAACATGGATTTAGTACAGTTATGGAATGGTTTAAGAGAAGAGATATCTCTTGTTGAAAACGGCGATGAGATGAATAAAGGTTACGATTCGTTTGGTCATATTATGTCTGACTCCTACTCAGCTGGTTATTATGGATACATGTGGGCTGAAGTTTTTGCCACAGACATGTATTATTCCAAATTTGCTAAAGATCCATTAAACACAAAATCTGGCATTGAATACAGAGATATTATTCTAGCAAGGGGTGGTATCAGAGAAACCAATGATAacttaaaagaatttttagGTAGAGAACCATCAAAGGAGGCGTTCTTGAAGGAATTAGGTTTGCAATGA
- the TPHA0E03960 gene encoding uncharacterized protein (similar to Saccharomyces cerevisiae YCL056C; ancestral locus Anc_1.10), producing the protein MDSSDVFSDENGNEEGFESTLLNYLESITNIFDLVFFLRSTGLIKENNFFYRNLNRSNIGSKIWFVTLILSIRKLYKNILKSTKLLSLLKTELTKIEKNNDLTSDIILQKIQNNNTILKKKIKNFIIELIQDFIYLIIVSLEIFKISISKKLNHRLEILSNSVSMLKFFTLEITPTK; encoded by the coding sequence ATGGACTCCTCAGATGTCTTTTCTGATGAAAATGGTAATGAAGAGGGATTTGAATCAACTTTACTAAATTACTTGGAGTCTATAACAAACATATTCGACCTGGTGTTCTTCTTAAGAAGTACAGGTCtcattaaagaaaataactTCTTTTATAGGAATTTGAATAGAAGTAATATTGGATCAAAAATTTGGTTTGTcactttaattttatcaattcgaaaattatataaaaatatactaaaaTCAACTAAATTACtttcattattgaaaacagaattaactaaaattgagaaaaataatgatttaacttcagatataatattacaaaaaattcaGAATAATAACACTATActtaaaaagaaaatcaaaaattttattattgaattaattcaaGATTTCATCTATTTAATCATTGTCTCATTAGagatattcaaaatatcaatatcaaaaaaattgaatcatAGATTAGAGATCTTGTCGAATTCAGTTTCAATGTTAAAGTTTTTCACTTTGGAGATAACGCCAACTaagtaa
- the KRR1 gene encoding ribosome biosynthesis protein KRR1 (similar to Saccharomyces cerevisiae KRR1 (YCL059C); ancestral locus Anc_1.6) encodes MVSTHNKEKPWDTEDIDKWKLEDFKPEDNASGMPFSEESSFMTLFPKYREVYLKSVWKDVTKALDKHHVACTLNLVDGSMTVSTTRKTYDPYIILKARDLIKLLARSVPFPQAVKILDDDMACDVIKIGNFVTNKERFVKRRQRLVGPNGNTLKALELLTKCYILVQGNTVSVMGPFKGLKEIRRVVEDAMRNVHPIYHIKELMIKRELAKKPELANEDWSRFLPMFKKRNVARKKSKKPKREKKVYTPFPPSQLPRKVDLEIESGEYFLSKKEKEVKRLHERRDQQAEKQAEKDIERSKNYIAPKEEKYVSSIEK; translated from the coding sequence ATGGTTTCCACTCATAATAAGGAGAAACCTTGGGATACAgaagatattgataaatgGAAACTTGAAGACTTTAAACCAGAGGATAATGCTTCAGGCATGCCTTTTTCTGAAGAGTCAAGCTTCATGACATTATTTCCTAAGTATAGAGAGGTCTATCTTAAGTCAGTCTGGAAGGATGTCACTAAAGCGCTGGACAAGCACCATGTTGCGTGCACTTTGAATTTGGTAGACGGTTCCATGACTGTTAGCACCACCAGAAAAACTTATGATCCATATATCATTTTGAAGGCTCGTGATTTGATTAAATTACTAGCCCGTTCCGTGCCATTCCCTCAGGCTGTTAAAATTCTAGACGATGACATGGCTTGTGACGTTATTAAGATTGGTAACTTCGTCACTAATAAAGAAAGATTTGTCAAGAGAAGACAACGTTTAGTTGGTCCAAACGGTAACACTCTGAAAGctttagaattattaactaAGTGTTATATATTGGTCCAAGGTAACACCGTGAGTGTAATGGGTCCATTCAAAGGGTTGAAAGAAATCCGTCGTGTTGTTGAAGATGCCATGAGAAATGTCCATCCTATTTACcatattaaagaattgatGATCAAAAGAGAACTAGCAAAGAAACCTGAACTAGCTAATGAAGATTGGTCAAGATTCTTACCAATGTTTAAGAAGAGAAACGTCGCCCGTAAGAAGTCCAAGAAACCAAAGAGAGAAAAGAAGGTTTACACTCCATTCCCACCTTCTCAATTACCTAGAAAGGTTGATTTGGAAATTGAAAGTGGTGAGTATTTCCTAAgtaagaaagaaaaagaagtGAAACGTTTACACGAACGTAGAGATCAACAAGCTGAAAAACAAGCTGAAAAGGATATTGAAAGAagtaaaaattatattgcACCAAAGGAAGAGAAATATGTAAGCTCTATCGagaaataa
- the MIC10 gene encoding Mic10p (similar to Saccharomyces cerevisiae YCL057C-A; ancestral locus Anc_1.8), whose translation MSEQKNNNNLELTSPKSILNDKWDVVLSNMLVKTGLGFGVGVVTSILLFKRRAFPVWLGIGFGVGRGYSDGDAIFRSAAGLRSTRI comes from the coding sequence ATGTctgaacaaaaaaataacaataaccTTGAATTGACGTCTCCAAAATCCATTCTAAATGATAAATGGGATGTTGTATTGTCTAATATGTTGGTCAAAACGGGTCTAGGCTTCGGTGTAGGTGTGGTCACTTCGATCCTATTATTTAAACGTCGTGCTTTCCCTGTATGGCTAGGTATTGGATTTGGTGTGGGCAGAGGCTATTCAGATGGCGATGCTATCTTCCGTTCTGCTGCTGGTTTAAGATCAACGAGGATATAA
- the ADF1 gene encoding Adf1p (similar to Saccharomyces cerevisiae YCL058W-A; ancestral locus Anc_1.7) codes for MAKGKSNNIKKSFRNNGKNVKDRKNIKGKLSSQVRKSTKHKVEKLNKLEVISSDDINALNALNGKKREKQTSVLEAKTLAKDNLKDRQLIEKIESKKKETNASLLQQIEMMSGFSL; via the coding sequence ATGGCCAAAGGTAAAAGTAACAACATTAAGAAATCATTCAGGAATAATGGTAAGAATGTTAAGGATCGCAAGAACATAAAGGGTAAATTATCATCGCAGGTGAGGAAGAGCACTAAACATAAAGTTGAAAAGCTCAACAAGTTGGAGGTGATTTCCAGTGACGATATCAATGCATTGAATGCACTCAACGGTAAGAAAAGAGAGAAACAGACTAGTGTATTAGAAGCCAAGACTTTGGCCAAGGATAACTTGAAGGATCGTCAACTTATAGAGAAGATTGAAAGTAAGAAAAAAGAGACAAACGCTAGTCTTTTACAGCAGATCGAGATGATGTCTGGCTTTTCATTATAG